In the genome of Anopheles cruzii unplaced genomic scaffold, idAnoCruzAS_RS32_06 scaffold05280_ctg1, whole genome shotgun sequence, the window GGTGTGATAGTCCTTCACTCCATACTCGAACTTGTACTTCGGATAGGCGTAGAAGTCCTTGCCCTCGTATCCACCGAtgcctccgccgccgatgccgccctCGAAGCCACCCTGCATTAAAGGAGCATTACTTGAGAGCCATCCAGGATTGTCGCACCCTGTCGCACATACCTGTTCTCCTCCGAAACCGCCACCAATTCCTCCCCCaatgccaccaccgccgccgccgtagtaCTTGTACGGGATGTGCTTCACCTCGCTGACGAATCCGTGGTGTTCGTAGGCCAacacggaaccgaaaacggcgCACACAACTAAAGAAAACTTCAGCATCGCGGAGATCCTTTTGTTGAACTTCTTTTGACAGCCGTAAGACTTCAACTGGT includes:
- the LOC128277273 gene encoding acanthoscurrin-1-like; this encodes MLKFSLVVCAVFGSVLAYEHHGFVSEVKHIPYKYYGGGGGGIGGGIGGGFGGEQGGFEGGIGGGGIGGYEGKDFYAYPKYKFEYGVKDYHTGDHKSQWEVRDGDVVKGEYTLDEPDGSTRIVKYHADSKNGFEAIVKNIGKGGIGIEQEGGSIGGGGGGGQGGFGGGYGHGYSYSKLKKFN